The following proteins come from a genomic window of Aequorivita marisscotiae:
- a CDS encoding diacylglycerol/lipid kinase family protein, translating into MKSENYILLVVNPIAGDSEKDTIIAAVESEAIKRNYSFQLYKTSGKADKKAINALIEKLKPTRVLVAGGDGTISMVADCVLKKDIILGIIPAGSANGMAANFELPQTLSQQIEIAFSDIALAIDILIINERICLHIADLGINAELIKNYENSGIRGKLGYFLQSIPTLINSEHPFYFSIETEEGIIEESGILLAIANANKFGTGATINPHGKINDGKFEVLIFKNLDFFEIVKTIQEKPEMSSDFVRVISTKAAKISCKTKIPFQIDGEFLEEITSVTAIVSKNKLKVAVPEKFCNLHTINANYEY; encoded by the coding sequence ATGAAATCAGAAAATTATATTTTGCTGGTTGTTAACCCGATAGCTGGCGATTCAGAAAAGGACACAATAATTGCAGCTGTTGAAAGCGAAGCTATAAAAAGAAACTATAGTTTTCAACTATACAAAACCTCGGGAAAGGCAGATAAAAAAGCTATTAACGCTTTAATCGAAAAATTAAAACCAACGCGTGTTTTGGTTGCCGGTGGCGACGGAACCATTTCAATGGTGGCAGATTGCGTACTTAAAAAAGACATAATTTTAGGAATTATCCCCGCCGGATCTGCGAATGGCATGGCGGCAAATTTTGAACTTCCACAAACCCTTTCCCAACAAATTGAGATTGCATTTTCAGATATTGCACTCGCAATAGATATTTTAATTATCAATGAAAGAATTTGCCTGCACATTGCCGATTTAGGTATTAATGCCGAATTGATTAAAAATTACGAAAACTCGGGAATACGGGGAAAGCTGGGTTATTTTTTACAATCAATACCTACGCTTATAAATTCGGAACACCCCTTTTATTTTTCAATAGAAACTGAAGAAGGAATTATAGAAGAAAGCGGTATTTTACTGGCTATTGCCAATGCCAATAAATTTGGTACCGGCGCCACGATTAATCCCCACGGCAAAATAAACGACGGTAAATTTGAAGTGTTAATTTTTAAAAATCTAGATTTTTTTGAAATCGTTAAAACCATTCAGGAAAAGCCAGAAATGTCTTCCGATTTTGTTCGCGTAATTTCTACCAAAGCCGCAAAAATTAGTTGCAAGACAAAAATTCCGTTCCAAATTGATGGTGAATTTTTAGAAGAAATTACATCGGTAACGGCAATTGTTTCAAAAAACAAGCTAAAAGTGGCAGTACCCGAAAAATTCTGTAATTTACATACGATAAACGCAAATTATGAATATTGA
- a CDS encoding bifunctional alpha/beta hydrolase/OsmC family protein — protein MNIEKVSFTNKDQEQLAGRLELPLNQKPHNFAIFAHCFTCTKNLIAVKNVSRALTAAGFAVLRFDFTGLGESEGDFENTNFSGNVDDLIEAANFLEKNYAAPTLIIGHSLGGAAAIFAADKIASIKAVAVVNAPSDPSHVKNLLRDSTQEINKNGKAKVNLGGIDFTIKKQFLDDLKNKTLKNIVGSFRKALLILHAPQDKVVGIKNAEDLYIAAHHPKSFVSLDGVDHLLSNKEDSSYVGQVIAGWAARYVTLPEKKELKSKSKVVASLNGDDKFTTRMKLGDHDIIADEPTNFGGNNFGPSPYELLSAGLAACTVMTIQMYARRKKWEVENVSCHIDYSKDHAVDCEHCEDDSAKIDTFKRKLILKGNLTEKQKARLLQIADRCPVHKTLHSKTQIITILEEY, from the coding sequence ATGAATATTGAAAAAGTATCATTTACAAACAAAGACCAAGAGCAATTGGCGGGAAGGTTAGAATTGCCCTTAAATCAGAAACCGCATAACTTCGCAATTTTTGCGCATTGTTTTACGTGCACAAAAAATTTAATTGCCGTTAAAAATGTAAGTCGCGCCCTTACTGCTGCAGGCTTTGCAGTTTTGAGATTTGATTTTACAGGTTTGGGTGAAAGTGAAGGCGATTTTGAAAACACCAACTTCTCCGGAAATGTGGACGATTTAATTGAGGCTGCAAATTTTTTAGAAAAAAACTATGCTGCCCCCACGCTTATAATTGGTCATTCTTTGGGTGGAGCGGCGGCCATTTTTGCAGCAGATAAAATTGCTTCAATAAAGGCTGTAGCAGTTGTGAATGCTCCGAGCGACCCTTCGCATGTTAAAAATTTATTGCGCGATAGCACACAGGAAATTAATAAAAATGGAAAAGCAAAAGTAAATTTAGGCGGAATAGATTTCACCATAAAAAAACAATTTTTAGACGATCTTAAAAATAAAACACTCAAAAACATAGTTGGAAGCTTTAGAAAAGCACTATTAATTTTACACGCGCCCCAAGACAAAGTGGTGGGAATAAAAAATGCCGAAGATTTATATATCGCTGCGCATCACCCCAAAAGTTTTGTCTCGTTAGACGGGGTTGATCATCTTTTAAGCAATAAAGAAGACTCTTCCTATGTTGGGCAAGTAATTGCAGGTTGGGCAGCGCGCTATGTTACGCTTCCCGAAAAAAAGGAATTGAAAAGTAAAAGTAAAGTTGTGGCAAGCCTAAACGGCGACGATAAATTTACTACGCGAATGAAGCTTGGCGATCACGATATTATTGCCGATGAACCCACAAATTTTGGAGGTAATAACTTTGGGCCTTCCCCCTACGAGTTGCTTTCTGCGGGTCTTGCCGCTTGTACGGTTATGACAATACAAATGTATGCCCGAAGAAAAAAATGGGAGGTTGAAAATGTGAGTTGCCATATAGACTATTCAAAGGATCATGCAGTAGATTGTGAACATTGCGAAGATGATTCGGCTAAAATTGACACTTTTAAACGCAAATTAATTTTAAAGGGAAACCTTACCGAAAAACAAAAAGCCAGACTGCTTCAGATTGCTGATAGATGTCCTGTACATAAAACGCTACATTCCAAAACGCAGATTATAACTATTTTGGAAGAATACTAA
- a CDS encoding LVIVD repeat-containing protein: protein MKKVTFILLTVLLAMGCSQDGNDGAANEMMSNGDGQGGSLARFSMLGDYLYTVDEYGLNVYNIATPSDPVFVNNVPIGFRIETLFNYKEFLYIGSQNGMFIYSVANPEFPEYLSDVAHFTACDPVVANATTAFVTLWSELGCGTTVNQLEIYDITDVVNPTLLSVRNLAFPKGLGLYGNYLIVCDDEIKVFDVSDPTNSVLVHNIDRLAFDVIIQNNVLIAIGQNGIYQYQLNPNNITDTSELSTINF from the coding sequence ATGAAAAAAGTAACTTTTATACTATTAACGGTACTATTGGCTATGGGTTGTAGCCAAGACGGAAACGATGGTGCGGCAAACGAAATGATGAGCAATGGCGACGGGCAGGGAGGTTCTTTGGCGCGGTTTTCTATGTTGGGCGATTATTTATACACCGTAGATGAATACGGTTTAAATGTTTATAATATTGCAACACCCTCAGATCCCGTGTTTGTTAATAATGTACCCATTGGCTTTAGAATAGAGACACTTTTTAATTACAAAGAATTTTTATATATAGGTTCACAAAACGGGATGTTTATCTACAGTGTGGCAAATCCTGAATTTCCTGAATATCTTTCAGATGTAGCGCATTTTACTGCCTGCGATCCTGTAGTTGCAAACGCTACTACTGCATTTGTAACCCTCTGGTCTGAATTGGGTTGTGGTACCACCGTAAATCAGTTAGAGATTTATGATATTACCGATGTTGTAAACCCAACATTGCTAAGCGTTAGAAACCTAGCCTTCCCAAAAGGTTTGGGACTTTACGGAAATTATCTAATTGTATGCGACGACGAGATTAAGGTTTTTGATGTTTCGGACCCTACCAATTCAGTGTTGGTTCACAATATAGACAGGCTTGCTTTTGATGTTATAATTCAAAATAATGTACTTATTGCAATCGGACAAAACGGAATATATCAATACCAATTAAATCCAAATAATATTACAGATACTTCAGAATTGAGTACTATAAACTTTTAA
- a CDS encoding superoxide dismutase family protein: MKKISLVCSLFALLAFVGCKNEKKDAENLDTMNDTIQVEAPAETEVTKSVSVTMEPKSKSTAQGEVYFSETNGVVTLEAKFSGLTPGTHAIHLHEKADCSAEDATSSGGHWNPTHSKHGKWGDAEGYHKGDIGNFEVGEDGNGKITMLTDQWCIGCGDEDKDIIGKAVIVHEGQDDFKTQPTGDAGGRVSCGGIIK; the protein is encoded by the coding sequence ATGAAAAAAATTAGTTTAGTTTGTAGCCTATTTGCTTTGTTGGCATTTGTAGGTTGCAAAAATGAAAAAAAAGATGCTGAAAATTTAGATACTATGAATGATACCATTCAGGTAGAAGCACCAGCAGAAACCGAAGTAACTAAAAGCGTTTCAGTAACCATGGAGCCAAAGAGTAAAAGTACCGCACAGGGCGAAGTTTATTTTAGCGAAACAAATGGCGTGGTAACACTTGAAGCTAAATTTAGCGGCTTAACCCCGGGCACGCACGCAATCCACCTGCACGAAAAGGCAGATTGTAGCGCCGAAGATGCAACATCGTCAGGCGGACATTGGAATCCCACACATTCCAAACACGGTAAATGGGGCGATGCAGAGGGCTATCACAAAGGCGACATTGGTAACTTTGAGGTAGGCGAAGATGGAAACGGAAAGATTACCATGCTTACAGATCAATGGTGCATAGGATGCGGCGATGAAGATAAAGATATAATTGGCAAAGCCGTAATTGTTCACGAAGGACAAGACGATTTTAAAACGCAACCTACTGGCGATGCTGGAGGAAGAGTTTCCTGTGGTGGAATAATTAAATAA